Proteins encoded by one window of Cyclobacteriaceae bacterium:
- a CDS encoding NeuD/PglB/VioB family sugar acetyltransferase, giving the protein MENPVIIFGAGYLGRIAKEIFESNGNVVYGFLDDDKKLHGTEIDGATVLGSTDDDGFLKLIGKKCEACIAVDDNRIRKSLAKMLNEVRHVQPVNSIHSRAFLAQHVSLGHGNFIEAGVQVGVGTTLGNHTILQAGALIGASVNLADFVQVGAGSIINSGVVVEAEAFIGSGVTIVSGVTVGKGARIGAGSVVIAPVKAGETVFGNPAQPVSR; this is encoded by the coding sequence ATGGAAAATCCGGTTATAATTTTTGGTGCAGGTTATTTAGGCCGCATTGCCAAGGAAATTTTTGAAAGCAACGGTAATGTGGTATATGGATTTCTGGACGATGATAAAAAACTTCACGGAACTGAAATAGATGGCGCCACGGTGTTGGGCAGTACCGATGATGATGGCTTCCTGAAACTGATCGGCAAAAAGTGTGAAGCCTGTATCGCGGTGGATGATAATCGTATTCGTAAAAGTCTGGCAAAAATGCTCAACGAGGTGCGCCACGTGCAGCCGGTAAACAGCATTCACAGCCGTGCGTTCCTGGCGCAACATGTTTCGCTGGGGCATGGCAACTTTATTGAGGCTGGTGTTCAGGTGGGTGTGGGCACTACATTGGGCAATCATACCATCCTGCAGGCGGGTGCGCTCATCGGTGCTTCCGTTAACCTGGCCGATTTTGTTCAGGTAGGAGCCGGAAGTATTATTAACTCGGGGGTTGTGGTTGAAGCGGAAGCGTTCATCGGATCTGGAGTAACCATTGTGTCTGGCGTTACGGTGGGGAAGGGTGCACGCATTGGTGCGGGGTCGGTGGTGATTGCACCGGTAAAGGCAGGCGAAACTGTTTTTGGAAATCCTGCTCAACCTGTAAGTCGTTAA
- a CDS encoding phospholipase D family protein, giving the protein MAKFLNTTGVSYHLEELIKGTKDRLILISPYLQFTDRIKEHLSNLNIQKRDIRIVYRENKLQPEENNWLESQIGIRTSLCKNLHAKCYLNENEAIITSMNLYEFSQQNNNEMGIYITKSQDSELYNATLEEVQRLLTISEEIRVTVKKVTVDTPPKTEKKKAETKSSPDKLTGYCIRTGIPIPFDIQRPFSYDAFKKWDEHKNDDYPEKYCHFSGEPSNGETTKRRPILSKNWKKADSIYGPLKK; this is encoded by the coding sequence ATGGCAAAATTTCTGAACACGACTGGAGTTTCCTATCATCTAGAAGAACTCATTAAGGGGACAAAAGACAGACTGATACTCATAAGCCCATACTTACAGTTTACGGACAGGATAAAAGAGCACCTCAGCAATCTTAATATTCAAAAACGGGACATAAGAATTGTTTACAGAGAAAACAAACTACAACCAGAAGAGAATAATTGGTTAGAAAGTCAAATTGGCATTCGGACAAGTCTTTGTAAGAATTTACATGCCAAGTGCTATTTAAACGAGAATGAAGCAATCATAACTTCAATGAATTTATATGAATTCTCGCAGCAGAATAATAATGAAATGGGGATTTACATTACCAAGTCACAGGACAGTGAATTGTACAATGCCACGCTTGAAGAAGTTCAACGACTTCTGACAATCAGTGAAGAAATTAGAGTGACAGTAAAAAAAGTTACAGTAGATACCCCACCAAAGACGGAGAAGAAAAAAGCAGAAACGAAATCTTCACCGGACAAGTTAACAGGATATTGTATTAGGACAGGTATTCCAATTCCATTTGACATTCAAAGACCATTTAGTTACGATGCTTTTAAAAAATGGGATGAGCATAAAAACGATGACTATCCTGAGAAATATTGTCATTTTTCCGGAGAACCATCAAACGGTGAGACTACAAAACGAAGACCCATTCTTTCAAAGAATTGGAAAAAAGCGGACTCAATATACGGACCCTTAAAAAAGTAG
- a CDS encoding pitrilysin family protein, with amino-acid sequence MKDLHEVELNNGIRLVYQQVDGTHLVHCGVFLDVGSRDEREETQGITHFWEHLAFKGTKKRKAYQIISSIDSVGGELNAYTDKEKVVFFASVRDEYFERAIDVLADITFHSVFPENEIEKERGVILQEMAMYLDNPDDSLQDEFESVIYRKHPMGMNILGKKETVLGFHRRDFTEYFKQRIDTRRIVFSCVGDLPVAQVEQAFQRYFNVKATKRLAKRKPAGLYKPMQKQLLRPVKQAKCAIGRPAYPIHHPDRIPFFLLVNMLGGPGMNSRLNMALREKHGYVYSIEAHYMSYSDTGMFAVFFGTKPSKLDRCIELVQRELDKFCDKPLTVRQLNAAKEQLKGQLAMAEENNQSLMMMMGRSMLDLNRVPSLEEIFNIIDGVSAKDINRVAREMFDSKGLSYLTMVPN; translated from the coding sequence ATGAAAGATTTGCACGAAGTTGAGTTGAATAATGGCATCCGGTTGGTGTACCAGCAGGTTGACGGTACACACCTGGTTCATTGTGGTGTGTTTTTAGATGTGGGCAGTCGCGATGAGCGGGAGGAGACGCAGGGCATCACGCATTTTTGGGAACACCTGGCGTTTAAAGGAACGAAAAAAAGAAAGGCCTATCAGATCATCAGCAGCATTGATTCTGTGGGCGGTGAGTTGAATGCCTATACGGATAAGGAGAAGGTAGTTTTCTTTGCGTCTGTGCGCGATGAATATTTTGAACGCGCCATTGATGTATTGGCAGACATTACCTTTCATTCTGTTTTTCCCGAAAATGAAATTGAAAAGGAGCGCGGTGTAATCCTTCAGGAGATGGCCATGTACCTGGATAATCCGGATGATTCGTTGCAGGATGAATTTGAGTCGGTGATTTACCGCAAGCACCCGATGGGCATGAACATCTTAGGTAAAAAAGAGACGGTGCTGGGTTTTCACAGGCGCGATTTCACTGAATATTTCAAACAGCGGATAGACACACGCAGAATTGTGTTCAGCTGCGTGGGCGATCTGCCGGTGGCACAAGTTGAGCAGGCGTTTCAACGTTACTTTAATGTGAAGGCAACAAAGCGTTTGGCGAAGCGAAAACCTGCAGGGTTGTACAAACCCATGCAAAAGCAATTGCTGCGACCGGTTAAGCAAGCGAAGTGCGCAATCGGGCGGCCTGCTTATCCCATCCATCATCCCGACAGGATTCCGTTTTTTCTGCTGGTGAATATGTTGGGTGGCCCCGGAATGAACTCCCGGTTGAATATGGCGCTTCGTGAAAAGCATGGATACGTATATTCCATTGAAGCACACTATATGTCATATTCTGATACGGGCATGTTCGCAGTATTTTTTGGAACAAAACCCAGCAAGCTGGATCGGTGCATCGAACTGGTGCAACGTGAGTTGGATAAGTTTTGTGATAAACCGCTTACAGTACGTCAACTGAATGCTGCGAAGGAACAACTGAAAGGTCAGCTGGCTATGGCAGAAGAAAACAACCAGAGTTTGATGATGATGATGGGGCGGTCCATGCTGGACCTGAATCGTGTGCCTTCGCTGGAAGAAATTTTTAACATCATTGATGGCGTGAGCGCAAAAGACATTAATCGTGTTGCGCGGGAAATGTTCGATTCGAAAGGACTCAGTTATTTAACCATGGTACCTAATTAA
- a CDS encoding DUF433 domain-containing protein, translating to MYKVKDYITIDKEILSGNPVFKGTRVPIETLFDHLEKGVSLDEFLGDFPTVAREQAIAVIEIASKILTSKNIEQIYETAA from the coding sequence ATGTACAAGGTGAAAGACTATATTACTATTGACAAGGAGATTCTTTCCGGAAACCCTGTATTTAAAGGAACCCGTGTTCCAATTGAAACATTATTTGACCACCTGGAAAAAGGAGTTTCGCTTGACGAATTTCTGGGCGATTTTCCAACTGTGGCAAGAGAGCAAGCTATTGCGGTAATTGAAATTGCCAGTAAAATTCTAACCTCAAAAAATATCGAGCAGATATATGAAACTGCTGCTTGA
- a CDS encoding nucleoside phosphorylase, which produces MPKVSETDLILNKDGSVYHLNLLPKHVADIVIAVGDPGRVYKVSQYFDEVEFEMNKREFITHTGHFNGKKISVISTGIGTDNVEIFMTELDALVNMDLKTREPKSRKKKLKIIRIGTSGALQEDIPVGSHLVTDYAVGIDNLMGFYEVPFTKFEKSIASDIRKKVKLPFLPYVVQGSSALLSRIGHDMIKGNTITTPGFYAPQGRKVRAATRMPKLLDDFNYYHNKTSDFWLTNFEMETAALYAMGRLLGHDMLSANAIIANRIKNKFAKDPEKVVDTLIKTVLERI; this is translated from the coding sequence ATGCCAAAAGTTTCTGAAACGGATTTGATCTTAAATAAAGATGGTAGTGTTTACCACCTCAACCTGTTGCCCAAGCATGTTGCAGATATCGTTATTGCGGTAGGCGATCCGGGTCGGGTATATAAGGTAAGTCAGTATTTCGATGAGGTAGAGTTTGAAATGAACAAGCGCGAGTTCATTACACACACCGGTCATTTTAACGGCAAGAAAATTTCAGTGATCAGTACGGGCATCGGCACGGATAATGTTGAAATTTTCATGACGGAGCTGGATGCACTGGTGAACATGGATTTAAAAACCCGTGAACCGAAATCGCGAAAGAAAAAACTGAAGATTATTCGCATCGGCACTTCGGGTGCGTTGCAAGAAGATATTCCGGTGGGTTCACATTTGGTTACCGACTATGCTGTGGGCATCGATAACCTGATGGGATTTTATGAAGTGCCGTTTACAAAATTTGAAAAAAGTATTGCAAGTGATATCCGCAAAAAGGTGAAGCTTCCGTTTTTGCCTTATGTAGTTCAGGGTTCATCGGCACTGCTTTCACGCATCGGCCACGATATGATCAAAGGCAACACCATCACCACACCGGGTTTTTATGCTCCGCAAGGTCGTAAGGTACGCGCAGCAACACGTATGCCGAAATTGCTGGATGATTTCAATTACTATCATAACAAGACCAGCGATTTCTGGTTAACGAATTTTGAAATGGAAACGGCAGCGCTTTACGCGATGGGTCGTTTGCTTGGCCATGATATGTTGAGTGCCAATGCCATTATTGCCAACCGAATCAAAAACAAGTTCGCCAAAGATCCCGAAAAGGTGGTGGATACACTAATCAAAACGGTGCTGGAGCGGATTTGA
- a CDS encoding tyrosine-type recombinase/integrase — MYPPLSLDFGPDFHYIQPLIHQTEYDMLAKTIRVKRIHHREMDCIGLFFPKDYTIIKLVKNIPDIKFSKTHTCWYLPDTKEAFNSIFSVLKGKVWLDIRALKTKELHQIVKEKATAEPVVEPIAVEAITEPVFTEAGILSPKESRERALEAMRRKLKFKNYSESTQKTYTEQFKLFLQFFPESYPEELGEDEIQHYMLHLIEHKKLSVSAQNQAINAIKFYYEKMLKQERKVYDLERPMKEKRLPEVLSQEEVMAIFDNAGNLKHRAMLMVMYASGLRRSELLGLRIGDIDFDRGIVLIRGGKGRKDRHSVMAQSLMPMLRQYITEYKPGYWLFEGVSGERYSSTSLQKVLKRAAMRAGIKKNVRSHMLRHSFATHLLESGTATRYIQILLGHESAKTTEIYAKVTRFGLDKVVSPLDQLAATKQLRGDDEIVPE, encoded by the coding sequence ATGTACCCACCGCTTTCGCTGGATTTTGGCCCCGACTTCCACTATATTCAACCACTCATTCACCAAACCGAATACGATATGTTGGCTAAAACAATTCGGGTGAAGCGCATTCACCATCGGGAAATGGATTGTATAGGGTTATTCTTTCCCAAGGACTACACGATCATTAAACTCGTAAAAAACATTCCTGATATTAAATTCAGTAAAACACACACCTGTTGGTATTTGCCTGATACGAAGGAAGCCTTCAATTCAATCTTTAGTGTCCTTAAGGGCAAGGTGTGGCTTGATATACGTGCGTTGAAGACAAAAGAACTTCATCAAATTGTAAAAGAAAAAGCCACGGCAGAACCCGTTGTTGAGCCAATAGCGGTTGAAGCAATTACGGAACCGGTATTCACTGAGGCTGGCATTCTCTCTCCAAAAGAATCGCGGGAACGGGCGCTTGAAGCAATGCGTAGAAAGCTGAAATTTAAAAACTATAGCGAGAGCACACAGAAGACGTACACTGAACAATTTAAATTGTTTCTTCAATTCTTCCCCGAAAGTTACCCTGAAGAATTAGGTGAAGATGAGATTCAACATTACATGCTGCATTTAATTGAACATAAAAAATTAAGTGTGTCGGCACAAAACCAGGCGATCAATGCAATTAAATTTTACTATGAGAAGATGCTAAAGCAAGAGCGAAAGGTGTATGACCTGGAGCGCCCCATGAAAGAAAAAAGATTGCCGGAAGTATTGAGCCAGGAAGAAGTGATGGCGATTTTTGATAACGCAGGCAATTTGAAGCATCGCGCCATGTTAATGGTAATGTACGCTTCGGGGCTCAGGCGCAGTGAATTACTAGGCCTTCGCATTGGCGACATTGATTTTGACCGTGGCATAGTGTTGATAAGAGGCGGAAAAGGTCGTAAAGACCGCCACAGTGTGATGGCACAAAGTTTAATGCCGATGTTGAGGCAATATATAACCGAATACAAACCCGGGTATTGGTTGTTTGAAGGTGTTTCTGGTGAGCGATACAGTTCAACCAGTTTGCAAAAAGTATTGAAGCGGGCAGCGATGCGGGCCGGTATTAAAAAGAATGTGAGATCGCACATGTTGCGTCATTCTTTTGCCACACATTTGCTTGAATCAGGTACCGCCACGCGATATATTCAGATTCTATTGGGTCATGAGTCGGCCAAAACAACAGAGATTTACGCCAAGGTTACACGCTTTGGTTTAGATAAAGTGGTTAGTCCGCTGGACCAATTAGCCGCCACGAAACAATTGCGGGGAGATGACGAAATTGTACCTGAATAA
- a CDS encoding bile acid:sodium symporter family protein yields MQANVLTEIFLPVALGIIMLGMGLALTLEDFKRVALFPRATFVGLFCQLIVLPLVAFAMLQVLSLPPELAVGVMLLSFCPGGATSNLLSNLARADVALSITLTAISSMITVFTIPYFVNLSMEYFIGEGKYVELPVLKTMLQIVVITIIPVSIGMLIRWKFPEGAKRSEKPVKIASAVFITLVILGAILKEKDNIAGYFVQVGVITLLINVVILAGGYLMGKLFRLSHPQRAAVSIESGIQNGTLAIAIATSSLLLNNSQMSIPAAVYSLIMFATGGVAVYLYSRNVMFDRA; encoded by the coding sequence ATGCAAGCCAACGTCCTCACCGAAATATTTCTGCCCGTAGCCCTCGGCATCATTATGCTCGGTATGGGCCTCGCCCTCACACTTGAAGATTTTAAACGCGTGGCGCTTTTTCCCCGGGCCACTTTCGTGGGATTGTTTTGTCAGCTGATTGTGTTGCCACTGGTGGCGTTTGCCATGCTGCAGGTACTCAGTCTGCCGCCCGAACTGGCCGTTGGGGTAATGCTGCTTTCGTTTTGCCCGGGTGGGGCAACATCAAACCTGCTGTCAAACCTGGCACGTGCCGATGTAGCCTTATCGATCACGCTCACGGCTATCTCCAGCATGATTACAGTATTCACCATTCCATATTTTGTTAACCTATCGATGGAGTATTTTATTGGCGAAGGCAAATATGTGGAATTACCTGTGCTCAAAACCATGTTGCAGATTGTGGTCATCACCATCATTCCCGTTTCCATCGGCATGCTTATTCGATGGAAATTTCCGGAGGGTGCGAAGCGATCGGAGAAACCGGTAAAAATTGCATCGGCTGTTTTCATTACGCTGGTTATTCTGGGGGCTATCCTGAAGGAGAAGGATAACATTGCCGGATATTTTGTTCAGGTTGGTGTTATTACGTTGCTCATAAATGTGGTTATTCTGGCTGGCGGATACCTGATGGGAAAATTATTCCGGCTAAGCCATCCGCAACGTGCTGCGGTTTCTATTGAATCCGGAATTCAAAACGGTACACTGGCCATTGCCATCGCCACAAGCAGTTTGTTGTTAAACAATTCACAGATGTCGATACCGGCCGCGGTATATTCACTCATCATGTTTGCTACCGGTGGTGTGGCGGTTTACCTCTACAGCCGCAATGTGATGTTTGATCGTGCCTGA